In Mycobacterium stomatepiae, the following are encoded in one genomic region:
- the aceE gene encoding pyruvate dehydrogenase (acetyl-transferring), homodimeric type — protein MTTEFARHDLAKTPSNGSEPDRVRVIRDGVASYLPDIDPEETSEWLESFDELLERSGPARARYLMLRLLERSREKRVAIPALTSTDYVNSIPTELEPWFPGDEDVERRFRAWIRWNAAIMVHRAQRPGVGVGGHISTYASSASLYEVGFNHFFRGKQHPGGGDHIFIQGHASPGIYARAFLEGRLTTDRLDGFRQEHSHPGGGLPSYPHPRLMPDFWEFPTVSMGLGPMNAIYQARFNHYLHDRGIKDTSDQHAWAFLGDGEMDEPESRGLIQVAANEALDNLTFVINCNLQRLDGPVRGNGKIIQELESFFRGAGWNVIKVVWGREWDALLHADRDGALVNLMNTTPDGDYQTYKANDGAYVRDHFFGRDPRTKALVDSMTDSEIWNLKRGGHDYRKVYAAYRAAADHKGQPTVILAKTIKGYSLGAHFQGRNATHQMKKLAIEDLKYFRDAIRIPISDAQLEEDPYLPPYYHPGPDAPEIRYMLDRRRQLGGFLPERPTKTKALKLPSRDIYAPLKKGSGHQEVATTMALVRTFKEVMRDKEIGPRIVPIIPDEARTFGMDSWFPSLKIYNRLGQLYTAVDAELMLAYKESEVGQILHEGINEAGSTASFTAAGTSYATHNEPMIPLYIFYSMFGFQRTGDGLWAAADQMARGFVLGATAGRTTLTGEGLQHADGHSLLLAATNPAVVSYDPAFAYEIAYIVESGLARMFGQNPENIYFYITIYNEPYVQPPEPHNLDPEGVLRGIYRYQAAPERRTNTAQILASGVAMPSAVKAAEMLAAEWDVAADVWSVTSWGELNRDGLAIQRAQLRHPDKEAGVPYITKALEGTTGPVIAVSDWMRGVPEQIRPWVPGTYVTLGTDGFGFSDTRPAARRFFNTDAESQVVAVLEALARDGEIDPSVPVAAARQYKIDDVQAAPKQTSDPGVA, from the coding sequence TTGACGACCGAGTTCGCGCGCCACGATTTGGCCAAAACCCCAAGCAACGGAAGCGAACCCGATCGCGTCCGGGTGATCCGGGACGGAGTCGCGTCGTATCTGCCCGACATCGACCCCGAGGAAACCTCGGAGTGGCTGGAATCCTTCGACGAGCTGTTGGAGCGCTCGGGTCCGGCACGGGCGCGCTACCTGATGCTGCGGTTGCTGGAACGGTCGCGGGAGAAGCGTGTCGCCATTCCGGCGCTGACGTCGACCGACTATGTCAACTCGATCCCGACCGAGCTGGAGCCCTGGTTCCCCGGCGACGAGGACGTTGAACGGCGCTTCCGGGCCTGGATCCGGTGGAACGCGGCGATCATGGTGCACCGGGCTCAGCGGCCCGGAGTCGGTGTAGGCGGCCATATTTCGACGTATGCGTCATCGGCTTCGCTCTACGAGGTCGGCTTCAACCACTTCTTCCGCGGCAAGCAGCACCCCGGCGGCGGCGATCATATCTTCATCCAGGGCCACGCGTCCCCGGGGATCTACGCGCGCGCGTTCCTGGAGGGCCGGCTGACCACCGACCGGCTCGACGGCTTCCGCCAGGAGCACAGCCACCCCGGCGGCGGTCTGCCGTCCTACCCTCACCCGCGGCTGATGCCCGACTTCTGGGAGTTCCCGACGGTGTCGATGGGCCTGGGCCCGATGAACGCCATCTACCAGGCCCGCTTCAACCACTACCTGCACGACCGTGGCATCAAGGACACCTCGGATCAGCACGCGTGGGCATTCCTCGGCGACGGCGAAATGGACGAGCCGGAGAGCCGCGGCCTGATCCAGGTGGCCGCCAACGAGGCGCTGGACAACCTGACCTTCGTCATCAACTGCAACCTGCAGCGCCTCGACGGCCCGGTCCGCGGCAACGGCAAGATCATCCAGGAGCTGGAGTCGTTCTTCCGTGGCGCCGGCTGGAACGTCATCAAGGTGGTCTGGGGCCGCGAGTGGGACGCCCTGCTGCACGCCGACCGCGACGGCGCACTGGTGAACCTGATGAACACCACGCCCGATGGCGACTACCAGACCTACAAGGCCAACGACGGCGCCTACGTCCGCGACCACTTCTTCGGCCGCGACCCGCGCACCAAGGCGCTCGTCGATTCGATGACCGACTCGGAGATCTGGAACCTCAAGCGCGGTGGCCACGACTACCGCAAGGTCTATGCCGCCTACCGGGCCGCCGCCGACCACAAGGGACAGCCGACGGTGATCCTGGCCAAGACGATCAAGGGTTACTCGCTGGGCGCGCACTTCCAGGGTCGCAACGCCACGCACCAGATGAAAAAGCTTGCGATAGAAGATCTTAAGTACTTCCGCGACGCCATCCGGATTCCGATCAGCGACGCTCAGCTGGAGGAAGATCCCTACCTGCCGCCCTACTACCACCCCGGGCCCGACGCCCCCGAGATCCGCTACATGCTCGACCGGCGCCGCCAGCTGGGCGGTTTCCTGCCCGAGCGCCCGACGAAAACCAAGGCGCTCAAGCTCCCCAGCCGCGACATCTACGCCCCACTGAAGAAGGGCTCGGGGCACCAAGAGGTCGCCACCACGATGGCGCTGGTGCGCACGTTCAAAGAAGTGATGCGGGACAAGGAGATTGGCCCGCGCATTGTGCCGATCATTCCCGACGAGGCCCGCACATTCGGCATGGACTCGTGGTTCCCCTCGCTGAAGATCTACAACCGCCTCGGCCAGCTCTACACGGCCGTCGACGCCGAATTGATGTTGGCGTACAAGGAAAGTGAAGTCGGCCAGATCCTGCACGAGGGCATCAACGAGGCCGGTTCGACGGCGTCGTTCACCGCGGCCGGCACCTCGTACGCCACGCACAACGAGCCGATGATCCCGCTTTACATCTTCTATTCGATGTTCGGGTTCCAGCGCACCGGTGACGGCCTGTGGGCCGCGGCCGACCAGATGGCTCGCGGTTTCGTGTTGGGGGCCACCGCGGGGCGCACCACCCTGACCGGTGAGGGCCTGCAGCACGCCGACGGCCACTCGCTGCTGCTGGCCGCCACCAACCCGGCGGTGGTCTCCTACGACCCGGCGTTCGCCTACGAGATCGCCTACATCGTCGAGAGCGGACTGGCGCGGATGTTCGGCCAGAACCCGGAAAACATCTACTTCTACATCACGATCTACAACGAGCCCTATGTCCAGCCGCCGGAGCCGCACAACCTGGATCCCGAGGGCGTGCTGCGCGGGATCTACCGCTATCAGGCGGCGCCCGAGCGACGCACCAACACCGCGCAGATCCTGGCCTCGGGGGTCGCGATGCCGTCGGCGGTGAAGGCCGCCGAGATGCTGGCCGCCGAGTGGGATGTCGCCGCCGACGTGTGGTCGGTGACCAGTTGGGGTGAGCTGAACCGCGACGGGCTGGCGATTCAGCGGGCTCAGCTGCGGCATCCCGACAAGGAGGCCGGCGTCCCCTACATCACCAAGGCGCTGGAAGGCACGACCGGGCCGGTGATCGCCGTATCGGACTGGATGCGCGGGGTGCCCGAGCAGATCCGGCCGTGGGTGCCCGGCACCTACGTCACGCTGGGCACCGACGGGTTCGGGTTCTCCGACACCCGCCCGGCCGCGCGGCGGTTCTTCAACACCGACGCGGAGTCGCAGGTGGTGGCCGTACTGGAGGCGCTGGCCCGCGACGGCGAGATCGACCCGTCGGTGCCGGTCGCGGCGGCGCGTCAGTACAAGATCGACGACGTGCAGGCCGCTCCCAAGCAGACGTCCGACCCCGGCGTGGCCTGA
- a CDS encoding PucR family transcriptional regulator gives MNDNPFAGPFAKHPRSPLETLDTVPESVLRRLKQYSGRLATEAVTAMGERLPFFADLEASQRASVALVVQTAVVNFVEWMQDPHSNVSYTAQAFELVPQELTRRIALRHSVDMVRVTMEFFEEVVPLLARSEEQLTALTVGILKYSRDLAFSFASAYADAAEARGSWDSRMEASVVDAVVRGDTGPELLSRAAALNWDTTAPATVVVGTPAPSRDNTNGEVASERASQIVRDTAASHGRAALTDVHGTWLVAIVSGQLSPTDKFLGDLLSAFAEGPVVIGPTAPMLTAAYHSASEAISGMNAAAGWAGAPRPVYARELLPERALMGDASAIVALHTDVMGPLADAGPTLIETLDAYLDCGGAIEACARKLFVHPNTVRYRLKRITDFTGRDPTQPRDAYVLRVAATVGQLNYPTNPSSIGNSPVTAVPLPVRGGSAAPSVR, from the coding sequence GTGAATGACAATCCCTTCGCCGGTCCGTTCGCCAAGCATCCGAGGTCGCCACTCGAGACCTTGGACACGGTCCCCGAATCCGTGCTGCGGCGCCTGAAGCAGTATTCCGGCCGGCTGGCGACCGAGGCCGTCACCGCCATGGGCGAGCGATTGCCGTTCTTCGCCGACCTGGAAGCATCCCAGCGGGCCAGCGTGGCGCTGGTGGTGCAGACGGCCGTCGTGAACTTCGTCGAGTGGATGCAGGACCCGCACAGCAACGTCAGCTACACCGCGCAGGCCTTCGAATTGGTGCCCCAGGAGCTGACCCGCCGGATCGCGCTGCGCCACAGCGTGGACATGGTGCGGGTGACCATGGAGTTCTTCGAGGAGGTCGTGCCGCTGCTGGCCCGGTCCGAGGAGCAGCTGACCGCGCTGACCGTGGGCATCTTGAAATACAGCCGCGACCTGGCGTTCAGCTTCGCCTCGGCCTACGCCGACGCGGCCGAGGCGCGCGGCAGCTGGGACAGCCGGATGGAGGCCAGCGTCGTCGACGCGGTGGTGCGTGGCGATACCGGCCCCGAGCTGCTGTCCCGCGCGGCGGCGCTGAACTGGGACACCACCGCACCGGCGACCGTGGTCGTCGGAACCCCGGCGCCCAGCCGCGACAACACCAACGGCGAGGTGGCCAGCGAGCGGGCCAGCCAGATCGTCCGCGACACCGCCGCTTCCCACGGGCGCGCGGCCCTCACCGACGTCCACGGCACCTGGCTGGTGGCCATCGTGTCGGGGCAGTTGTCGCCGACCGACAAGTTTTTGGGCGATCTGTTGAGCGCGTTCGCCGAGGGCCCCGTCGTCATCGGCCCCACCGCCCCGATGCTCACCGCGGCCTATCACAGCGCCAGCGAGGCCATATCGGGGATGAACGCCGCCGCCGGCTGGGCCGGTGCGCCGCGGCCTGTATACGCCCGTGAGCTGCTGCCGGAACGTGCCCTGATGGGAGACGCCTCGGCCATCGTGGCGCTGCACACCGACGTGATGGGACCCCTAGCCGACGCAGGGCCGACTCTTATTGAAACTCTTGATGCTTACTTAGATTGCGGCGGCGCGATCGAGGCCTGCGCACGCAAGTTGTTCGTTCATCCAAACACCGTGCGATATCGGCTGAAACGCATCACCGACTTCACCGGGCGTGATCCCACCCAGCCTCGCGACGCGTACGTGTTGCGAGTGGCCGCGACGGTCGGCCAACTCAACTACCCCACCAACCCCTCCAGTATTGGTAACAGCCCAGTAACGGCGGTTCCGCTGCCGGTCAGAGGGGGTTCCGCGGCGCCATCCGTGAGATAG
- a CDS encoding peroxiredoxin, whose translation MLPVGTTAPDFTLRDQNQQRVTLGSYRGAKNVLLVFFPLAFTAICQGELDLMRDRLPDFENDDSVALAISVGPPPTHKVWATQSGFTFPVLSDFWPHGEVSQAYGVFNDQAGYPNRGTFVIDRSGLIQFAEMKEPGEARDQRLWTDALAPLRA comes from the coding sequence ATGCTGCCTGTCGGGACGACAGCCCCCGATTTCACTCTGCGCGACCAGAATCAGCAGCGCGTCACCCTGGGCAGTTATCGCGGCGCCAAGAACGTTCTGCTGGTGTTCTTCCCGTTGGCATTCACCGCGATCTGCCAGGGCGAGCTGGACCTGATGCGCGATCGTCTGCCCGACTTCGAGAACGACGACAGCGTCGCTCTGGCGATCTCGGTGGGACCGCCACCGACACACAAGGTTTGGGCCACCCAAAGCGGGTTCACCTTTCCGGTGCTGTCGGACTTCTGGCCGCATGGCGAGGTCAGCCAGGCCTACGGGGTGTTCAACGATCAGGCCGGCTACCCCAACCGCGGCACCTTCGTCATCGACCGGTCCGGGCTCATCCAGTTCGCCGAGATGAAAGAGCCCGGCGAGGCGCGTGATCAGCGACTGTGGACCGACGCGCTGGCGCCGTTGCGGGCCTGA
- a CDS encoding DUF3052 domain-containing protein — MVAADDASNYARKLGVQRDQVVQEFGWDEDTDDNIRAAVEEACGSELLDEDTDEVVDVVLLWWRDGDGDLVDTLMDAISPLAEDGVIWVLTPKTGKPGHVLPAEIAEAAPTAGLMPTSSVNLGDWSASRLVQPKSRAGKR; from the coding sequence GTGGTCGCGGCGGATGACGCCTCGAACTACGCTCGCAAGCTGGGCGTCCAACGAGATCAGGTTGTCCAGGAGTTTGGCTGGGACGAGGACACCGACGACAACATCCGCGCTGCGGTTGAGGAAGCCTGTGGCTCGGAGCTGCTCGACGAGGACACCGACGAGGTCGTTGACGTGGTGCTGCTCTGGTGGCGTGACGGCGACGGCGACCTGGTGGACACCCTGATGGACGCCATCAGCCCGCTGGCCGAGGACGGCGTGATCTGGGTGTTGACGCCCAAGACCGGCAAGCCCGGCCACGTGCTGCCCGCCGAGATCGCGGAGGCGGCTCCGACCGCCGGCCTGATGCCGACGTCGTCGGTCAACCTGGGGGACTGGAGCGCCAGCCGGCTGGTGCAACCGAAGTCGCGCGCCGGGAAGCGTTAA